A single genomic interval of Paenibacillus macerans harbors:
- the yunB gene encoding sporulation protein YunB gives MRIRRGWKSRRRRPRSRRTLWIVILAIAFFAVFEFFQYVEKHMREPIIHLAQIRVKQIATDSINDAIAAQVASGQQVEDLIDWKTDDSGKITGFMLNYSAHMKITSETIQTVRHTLEDVSRLSEHIPLGQALGSPILASFGPSIPIKIEPKGDVKVDLNTRRQDAGINMILVEVFLRVKTELAVVVPFDMQSQVVETEIPVSYLLVVGDVPMYYYDSKGNPVGESQASAPNIALPSLPGTEEKRERQLPDGMNSEPGNGAAPEADPGEPDAEWEPAENAGQNAGEHTPSP, from the coding sequence ATGCGAATACGGCGCGGGTGGAAAAGCCGGAGAAGAAGACCGCGAAGCAGGCGGACGCTGTGGATCGTCATCTTGGCGATCGCCTTTTTTGCTGTGTTTGAATTTTTTCAATATGTCGAAAAGCATATGCGGGAGCCGATCATTCACTTGGCTCAAATCCGGGTCAAGCAAATTGCCACCGATTCGATTAATGACGCCATCGCCGCCCAGGTGGCGAGCGGGCAGCAGGTCGAAGACTTGATTGATTGGAAAACCGACGATTCCGGTAAAATCACTGGATTTATGCTAAATTATTCGGCGCATATGAAAATCACGTCCGAGACGATTCAAACGGTAAGGCATACGCTGGAAGACGTGTCGAGGCTGTCGGAGCATATCCCTCTCGGCCAGGCGCTCGGGAGTCCGATTCTCGCTTCGTTTGGGCCCAGCATTCCCATTAAAATCGAACCGAAGGGCGACGTCAAGGTGGACCTGAATACGCGCCGGCAGGATGCGGGGATCAACATGATTCTGGTGGAGGTGTTTTTGCGGGTAAAGACGGAGCTGGCCGTTGTCGTTCCCTTCGATATGCAATCGCAGGTCGTGGAAACGGAAATCCCGGTTTCCTATTTGCTCGTCGTCGGCGATGTCCCGATGTATTATTATGACAGCAAAGGCAATCCGGTCGGAGAAAGCCAGGCGAGCGCGCCGAATATCGCTTTGCCGTCGCTGCCGGGAACGGAGGAGAAACGGGAGCGGCAGCTCCCGGACGGAATGAACTCCGAACCGGGGAATGGCGCGGCGCCGGAAGCCGATCCGGGCGAGCCGGACGCCGAATGGGAACCGGCGGAAAACGCGGGACAGAACGCAGGCGAACACACCCCTTCTCCCTGA
- a CDS encoding ATP-dependent helicase, with product MSNPEAFFIRKKQELGVELNEVQKQAVLHTEGPLLLLASPGSGKTTTMIMRIGYLIEEKNVDPRRIKAVTFSRASANDMKERFKRFFPQLPAVDFSTIHSFAYEVMREYFRKTNRAFRIIEGNLDAEEEGKYDPHRPPLHKKVILRNLFESIVGEKMTDDQMEELTTYISYIKNKMIPADKWSSVRVDVPEAERILREYESLKRTGYDGLLVDFDDMLVLGNEALREDTELLRRYQERFRYVLTDESQDTSQVQHAIIEKLVREHGNLCVVADDDQSIYSWRGAEPAYLLNFKQVYPDAATLFMEQNYRSSQDIVAVANQFIKRNKNRYDKNMFTRNPPVKPIKIRSFSDYRDQSKYLVREIQRCENLSEVAVLYRNNSSSIALMNQFDRAGIPFYMKDADQRFFSHWVVEDVLNFMRMTFTDKRADILEKIHLKLNGYISKQQMAALKRIDNNESVFDNLLRHVPLQDYQVKPLLESKETFQQMSGMPPRPAIRVIRGRLGYEKALEKLCQRLGFRKEYLIGILNTLEDIADGLDTMEAFADRLKHLESVLKHAKFRKDQNAVTFSTFHSAKGLEFERVYMIDLVEGIIPSSDDLGADDMMEEAVRLFYVGMTRAKKHLELAAYRKRDGEEAVKSRFVTAVRDIINPPDEEGAGNRKKDSRGKAFNPNAFRNKADLTPEMSVRHRVFGSGTIIKIDEDLDRIHIRFASREKELSIATCLEMGLLEPV from the coding sequence ATGAGCAATCCGGAAGCTTTTTTTATACGAAAAAAACAAGAATTGGGCGTTGAACTTAATGAGGTGCAGAAGCAAGCGGTGCTCCATACGGAAGGGCCGTTGCTTTTGCTCGCTTCGCCCGGGTCGGGCAAAACTACGACGATGATTATGCGGATAGGTTATCTTATCGAGGAGAAAAACGTGGATCCCCGCCGCATCAAGGCGGTTACTTTCAGCCGGGCGTCGGCGAACGATATGAAGGAGCGGTTTAAGCGCTTTTTTCCCCAGCTTCCGGCGGTTGATTTTTCGACGATCCACAGCTTTGCTTATGAGGTGATGCGGGAATATTTTCGGAAGACAAATAGGGCTTTTCGCATCATTGAGGGCAATTTGGATGCGGAGGAGGAAGGAAAGTATGATCCGCATCGTCCGCCGCTGCACAAAAAAGTCATTTTGCGGAATTTGTTCGAATCCATCGTTGGCGAGAAGATGACCGATGATCAGATGGAGGAACTGACTACCTACATCAGCTACATCAAAAACAAAATGATTCCTGCGGACAAATGGTCTTCGGTCCGGGTGGATGTCCCCGAGGCGGAACGGATTTTGCGTGAATACGAGAGTTTGAAAAGGACGGGGTATGACGGGCTGCTGGTGGATTTTGACGATATGCTTGTGCTGGGAAACGAGGCTTTGCGGGAGGATACGGAGCTGCTGCGGCGGTATCAGGAACGTTTTCGGTATGTGTTAACGGACGAAAGCCAGGACACTTCCCAGGTACAACATGCCATTATCGAAAAATTAGTCCGGGAACACGGCAATTTATGCGTGGTCGCCGACGACGACCAGTCCATTTACAGCTGGCGCGGCGCGGAACCGGCCTATCTGCTGAACTTCAAGCAGGTATATCCGGATGCCGCCACTTTGTTCATGGAGCAAAATTACCGTTCCTCGCAGGATATTGTTGCCGTTGCAAATCAGTTTATCAAGCGGAACAAAAACCGCTACGACAAAAATATGTTCACGAGAAACCCGCCGGTCAAGCCGATCAAGATCAGAAGTTTTTCGGATTACCGGGATCAATCGAAATATCTCGTGCGGGAAATCCAAAGATGCGAAAATCTCTCTGAAGTTGCCGTGCTTTACCGCAACAACTCGTCGTCCATCGCCTTGATGAATCAGTTTGACCGGGCGGGCATTCCTTTCTATATGAAGGATGCGGATCAGCGTTTTTTCTCACATTGGGTCGTCGAGGATGTTTTAAATTTTATGCGGATGACGTTTACCGATAAACGGGCGGACATTCTGGAGAAGATTCACCTGAAATTGAACGGGTATATCAGCAAGCAGCAGATGGCCGCGTTAAAGCGGATCGACAATAATGAGTCGGTTTTCGACAATTTGCTGCGGCATGTCCCATTGCAGGATTATCAAGTAAAGCCGTTGCTGGAAAGCAAGGAAACTTTTCAGCAGATGAGCGGGATGCCGCCGCGGCCGGCCATTCGCGTCATTCGGGGGCGTTTGGGTTATGAAAAAGCGCTGGAAAAGCTCTGCCAGCGGCTTGGATTCCGCAAGGAATATTTGATCGGCATCCTGAATACGCTGGAAGACATTGCTGACGGGCTGGACACGATGGAGGCGTTCGCCGACCGGCTGAAGCATCTGGAGTCCGTACTAAAGCATGCCAAGTTTAGAAAAGACCAGAACGCTGTGACCTTTTCAACGTTTCATAGCGCCAAGGGACTTGAGTTTGAGCGGGTGTATATGATTGACCTCGTGGAAGGCATCATTCCATCTTCCGATGATCTTGGCGCGGATGACATGATGGAAGAAGCCGTCCGCTTGTTCTATGTCGGCATGACCCGGGCGAAAAAACATCTTGAGCTGGCCGCGTATCGTAAGAGAGACGGTGAGGAAGCCGTGAAGTCGCGGTTTGTAACGGCCGTCAGGGACATCATAAATCCGCCGGACGAGGAAGGGGCGGGGAACCGGAAAAAAGATAGCCGGGGAAAAGCTTTCAATCCCAACGCGTTTCGCAATAAGGCGGATTTGACTCCGGAGATGTCCGTTCGCCACAGGGTATTCGGGTCAGGGACGATCATCAAGATCGATGAGGATCTGGACCGGATTCACATTCGTTTCGCTTCGCGGGAAAAAGAATTGTCCATAGCCACTTGTCTGGAAATGGGGCTGCTGGAGCCGGTATGA
- a CDS encoding M23 family metallopeptidase, with protein sequence MKSHPISFSKYARCLICVAILSSLWTIPGFGAAYAEAPGTAAAGSAKNVYELRRSLYKEMGILTQIPWYWLAAVDQYERTITPRKKQQEDRLTGIRFKEAFWAGPLNPDPEDRNPATIGLFGGIGRDATSDGAADPKNDRDALFTMASYLLGFGYNEDDFRIALWRYYQSDSAVERIRQFAKLYKTFGRVDLSDSAFPLPLHSNYTYRDTWGDRRGWGGNRIHEGTDLFAPMGLTVRSVCYGIVETKGWNPYGGWRIGIRDIYNRYHYYAHLQGYAKGVEVGHIVEPGQTIGWVGSSGYGPPGTSGKFPPHLHYGIYRDTGSADWAFDPYPLLKKWETAEAAKKNKRAGS encoded by the coding sequence GTGAAGTCTCATCCGATCTCCTTCAGCAAATATGCTCGATGCTTGATTTGCGTGGCAATCCTTTCGTCTTTGTGGACGATTCCCGGATTTGGAGCCGCTTATGCCGAAGCGCCGGGTACGGCCGCCGCCGGCTCCGCCAAAAACGTGTACGAGCTGCGTCGCAGCCTTTACAAAGAAATGGGAATTTTGACCCAAATCCCATGGTATTGGCTGGCGGCGGTGGACCAATATGAACGCACCATCACGCCGCGGAAAAAACAGCAGGAAGACCGTCTGACCGGAATTCGCTTTAAGGAAGCCTTTTGGGCCGGTCCGCTTAACCCCGATCCGGAGGACCGGAATCCGGCGACGATCGGATTGTTCGGAGGCATCGGCAGGGACGCGACGTCCGACGGAGCCGCCGACCCGAAAAACGACCGGGACGCTTTGTTTACCATGGCCTCCTATTTGCTTGGCTTCGGCTACAACGAAGACGATTTCCGCATCGCCTTATGGCGTTATTATCAGAGCGATTCGGCCGTGGAGCGGATCCGCCAGTTCGCCAAGCTGTACAAAACGTTTGGCAGGGTGGACCTGTCGGACAGCGCCTTTCCGCTGCCGCTTCACAGCAACTATACATACCGGGATACCTGGGGAGACCGGCGGGGATGGGGCGGCAACAGGATCCACGAAGGCACCGACCTGTTCGCCCCGATGGGCCTGACCGTCCGCAGCGTCTGCTACGGCATCGTGGAAACGAAGGGCTGGAACCCATATGGCGGTTGGCGTATCGGAATCCGCGACATTTACAACCGCTATCATTACTACGCACACCTGCAAGGCTATGCCAAAGGCGTTGAAGTCGGCCACATCGTCGAGCCGGGGCAAACGATCGGTTGGGTCGGCAGCAGCGGATACGGGCCGCCCGGCACGTCGGGCAAATTCCCCCCTCATCTCCATTACGGCATCTACCGCGATACGGGCAGTGCGGATTGGGCGTTTGATCCGTATCCTTTGCTCAAAAAATGGGAAACCGCCGAAGCGGCGAAAAAAAATAAAAGGGCCGGCTCCTGA